Sequence from the Neomonachus schauinslandi chromosome 9, ASM220157v2, whole genome shotgun sequence genome:
GGAGGGAGTGCAGGAGGGGCTCTCCAGCTACAGCAGCAGAATTTTACCAGTGGCAGTGGGTAGCCGGCCCCACGGGTGGATTCCTCAGTGGTCACTGGGGTCCGGCCCTGCCTTCACTGGTTCTCTCAGGTGCCTGGAGCCCAAGCACTGCTGGGGAGCTGCCTCTGGGCCCTCTCCGCAATTGTCCTGCAGGGCAGGTCCCTCCTGGTTGCCATCTGGGTCCCCGGCCAGGCCTGGGCAGTGCATGGACAGGCAAGGGCATGGGGGTGTGCAGAGGGAAGGGTGAGCAGACAGAGGTGGCCTCGGTTGGTGTACCCAGAACCCCACCGCTGCCTCCCCcaggtctcggggtcctggggtgccCTCGTGCTGTCCTGGTGCCAGGCGGGGCCTTCTGGGCACAGAGGCAGCCTGGGGCAAGCAGCTAAGTTGCTCAGCGTCTCCGTCCTGGCCACTTTGTCCCTCAGGCCCCAGACACAGCCCCTGTGCGGGCTGGTtgcactggggggcgggggggagggtaCGTTAGGAGGCTCACTGTGTCCTCCATTTGTTCAGGGAACAAAGGCCAACCGCACCCCCAGAAGAGTGGGGCGAGGGCTGGAAGTCTGGGCAGGGTAGATTTAGGTCTTGAACTGGCCTGGGGGTTCTCAGTCAGGTTGACCTCAGTCAGTCCTCCCCCACAGGTGCATCCGAGTCAGGTGAGCTGATGGGAGTAGGAGGCCTTGCACGTGGTGGGgcccaggtctccagggaggcTGTCAGGGCCCCGACTGGTACCCAGCCAAGCCTGAGATGGGGGTGTGCCTGGACATAGAGACGGGGGGGTGATGGGGCTGCCGCTGCTGAGGCGTTCCCATCCTCACAGGCAGGCAAGATGGGTGGGGAGCTTGGGGGGATTGGAGGAGCATGCCAGTCTGTGGCTGACGATTTGGGAGGGTTGCAgcgagtgtgagtgtgtgtgtgcgtgagagtGTGTCTGAGTGTCTGGAACAACTGTGCTGTGTACCAACCAGAGGGCCAGTCACATGGCCCTTGGCCCCCTTTGGCATCCACCCCTCACTCTGCAGCCCTGTGACCATGGCAACGGGAAATAACAACAAGGAAAGCTGGCAAGAACCTCATCACCCCAGTTTTCAAAGGGGGGGCTCCCCCATGGTGGGCGGGGTTGCGGTCACAGTGACGGGGGGCATccctgggatggggtgggtggagaGGCGGACAGGGCTGGCCCACGGCCCCACCTGCCTGGAGCCTGCAggtgggctgggggtgagggctgGGCGGGGAAACATGGCAAGGCAACTGGGATACCCAGGCAGACGCACTCATACACAGCCGTGTCCGCGGACAGCAGGACACACGCGGGCACAGCCAGCACCCTGTGCGTGGTCCAGCATCCTGCTAGAGGTGGAGGCAGCCCTGCCCTGGAGCCCAGGCCTCTGCCCAGCGCACCCCTGCAGGGCAGCCTTCTCAGGAAGCTGCAAGGGGGTACGTGTGACCAGTGTGGCCGGAGCCCCGTGATCCACTGTGACaggagcccacccccacccctgcctcaccAGCGGTCTTGGGCCTAGGCCCTTGTCGTCCTGCTGCCGCCCCTGCCTCTCTGGCCTGTCTACACTTCTGTCCCCTGCTGTGTCCGTGCTTCTGTGAGTCCCTCTGCCTCGCCTTCCACTCTCCTGCTCTTGAccagctctgcctctctccagaTCTGGAGCCAGGAGGTGAGGGAAGTCAGGACCCACCCCAGTTACCCCCACCAGTCTGCAGCAGCATCGGGCGCAGGCCAGGGAGACACCGAGGGACtggcgggggtggtgggggaggctgggctggTGGTCTTACCTGCAGAACCCATGCTGAGGTCCAGCGCCGGGCACAGACATGGCAGTGTCGAGGCTTCAAGGCTGGAGCAGGCCAGTGTCCATGGGGGGGAGTCTGGGGGCTCCGCCGTGCACGGGGTGCACCCCGCCACTCCTGAGGGCAATGGGCAGCCAGCCACTGAGGGTTTCTGGGATGCAGTGCGAGCCTTGCAGACCCCAGGGCTTGCCGAGTCCAGCTGGGGGCAGAGCTGTGGCCTCAGAAAGGGGGTCCCGGGGAGCAGGGGCGACTGGAGGGAACCGTGAGGAGCAGGACATGAGGGTGTGGGGTCTGGTGTGCCATCCTCACAGGGGGTTTGGCCCTTAAACCCCGGGGGCTGCCACCCTCACCTCAAGCCAGGCCCCactggggtgtgggggatgggggcaCCCATggtttccctcccctctcccagtgCCAGGCAAGAGGCCTATGGGGGGTAGGTGGGCTTTAGGGAGGGTGAGATTGGAGGCACTGGGTGCTGTCAGGGCTGAGTGCCTTTGTGGGGAGGCCAGGAGCCCCTGGGTCCTGTTAGAGGATGGTCTCCAGCACCTTCCATGAAGATGGGGCCTGGAGAGGCTCTGAGACGTCTTGTTTTGAGAGATGGGTGTGTCATGGGGAGATGAGGAGGATGGTAGCTGAAGGGAGGGACCGCGgacaaaggggaggaaggggaggaggagcagattCGCTGGGGCCTGGACTGGAAGAGAAGCGGAGTAGGCGCCCAGGAGCCAAGAAACTGGGTGTGGGCCTCTGAGCGGGGAGGTGAAGGGTCCTCAGAGAGGGGGGATGGTCCCTCCCCAGCGGAGGGGGAGAAGGTGGACTGGCTGCCAGTGACCAGGAGGGAGGACGGTTCCGAGAAGCAATGCCCTACTCCACCCACCCAGGCCTGGGCTAAAAGGAGGGTGGGAGACCCCATCGGGCCCCTGGGCCCTCTCCACTTCCGGGGTGGGTGGAGTCGGACTGTCTCCACCTGTCACCAGCCCCCACTTGCCCTAGGCGGCGGACAGGAACCACTCCCGCCGTGCCCCCTGGGGCGCTTCCCGCAGAGATAAGGAGTCCTCCCTACACGAGATGCCCTGGACGTGGCCGCGTCCACCATCCCCGGCaaagccccccgcccccgcacggATCGCTGTTACCGCGGAGGGAGGGGACGCCCCGTCTCGGAGTCCCCTCTTCTAAATTCCCCGGGCTGCTGTCCAATGGTCTTCCCAGGcagcggcgggggtggggagctCGAAGAGCCCGGGATGTCCCGTGGGGATGGGGAACTGGGGAGCGGCGGGCCTCCTGGCTCCGTGTGTGCTTAAGGCCGGCGGGGAGTTTTGGGGGGCTACCAGGCTGAGACGTCCCTGGTAATTTGTCCCCAACTCTCTGTCTGGGACGGGGTCGGGTCAAAGTGTGTGGGGAGAAGTTCGCCAACGCTGGTTTGCATCTATTTGCATTTCAGCGGTGACTcgccccctccctggctcccaaATAACTGGGGGCTCGGGCACGTGCCGGCGGGCTGGGGCTAGGGCTGGGGAGCGCCTTCCTGGCCCTGGGGAGCCCCTTCCCTAGATCCTGGACCTTAGGCGAGTGGCGGGGCTGCAGCCCCCGGAGGAGCCCCGCCCCTTCAGTGCATCCCCACGGATCCCGCGCGCTCCCTGGACACGCCCCCCcgatcccaccccacccccgctcggTAGTCGGCTAGGCCCGGGTGCAGCCCGAAGGTGGGGGTGGACCAGAGGACCTTTCTTAGCTGATTGGCCTGGAACCCAGGTCCTTGGGTCCAGATCTCGGACTCAGGGGGCGGGTCTCAAAGGGGCGGGGTCTTGGGGTCCCTGAAAGGCCCGCACCCCGCCGGACCCACCCAGTCCAGCTCTCCTGTCTGTTCCTGCGTAGACGTTCCCGCCGGACCTCCAGCCGCCATGCCTAAGTGCCCCAAGTGCGACAAGGAGGTGTACTTTGGTGAGCGCTCCCCGCCTACCCCAGCTCACCCCCCACGGCCGGGAGCGCGCCGCCCCGCGCCGCCCCCACTAGGAAGCGCGGCCCAGGGACGACCCGGCCGGGCCTCTCCGGAGGGCCGGGCGCGCCGGGGGACCCTGGGGCTGCGTGCCGGGAGCCGACACTTCAGCCCTGCCGGCCACCGCCTGGGTGTGCGGGTCAGGACCCCGGCGTCGGATGGCCCTCTGTCTCTGCTGATTCGGTGTCTCCGCCCCGCTGTCTCTTCCTCTCGGTCCCGCTGGGTCTCGCCTTGTCTGGGTGCCCGCTTCTCTGGGTCTCCCGGTCGCTGGGACTCCCCAGCTCTCCCGTCCCCCCTCGGCGTGCCCTGGGCGGGGACCGcgcggcagagggagaaacgcTGCGTTCTAGCCGCCCCTCCCACCGCTAAGTAGAAACAGACGCGGAAACCGGCCCCCGGGGCGCGATCCCGGGAGCGCTGAGAACCGGGCGCAGCCTCCCTGTCCCGCGCCCCGGGGCCCACCCAGGGGAGAGGCGGGAGGAAGTGGGAAGTGTCTCTCCCACCTTCGCCCCTGAGAAGGGCGCcctgcactccccaccccctacaCCGCGGCGGGtcacccaggcccccacccctggccctgaGGCCTTCTCCTGCAGTACCACCCAGCTCCCCCTCCCGTTTGTTTGGCGGGATTGGCCTAGGGGACTGGAGGTGCCCCTCCCTACTGACGGGGCACAAGGCTGAGACCCGGGGTGGGCCACCAGGCGGGCGTGGGTGAGACCAAGGGCAGAGGCAACTGGAGAAGGCTGGTGTGTGAGTAGGTGGGTGTGCCCTGGGACCCCAGAGCAGGGTCTCatactggggggcgggggttgctGTCTGTGCCTCTGCAGCTGAGCGGGTGACCTCTCTGGGGAAGGACTGGCATCGGCCTTGCCTGAAGTGTGAGAAATGTGGAAAGACGCTCACGTCAGGGGGCCACGCTGAGGTAGGTGGGGCCTAGAGGGCAGCAGGGGCGCAGGGTTAGGGCGGACAGCCCCTCATGGCCCTTCTCTCTGCAGCATGAAGGCAAGCCTTACTGCAACCACCCCTGCTATGCCTCCATGTTCGGGCCTAAAGGTATGCTTCCCcggcccctgccctggccccccacccagcccctggccacccctAACCTGCCTACTCGTTTTGTCTGCAGGCTTTGGGCGGGGTGGAGCTGAGAGTCACACTTTCAAATAAACCCAGGTACATTTCCCCCAGCCCAGACCATCAGGCCTTTGGGATGGTCCCCCCACGCCTGAGTGCGGTCTGACTGCTCACTGGGCCTGCActcacctctgtctctctctctctgcgcaGATCATGGAAACGCTGTCCCTGGCTGCCCACCGGTCCACTGCCTTTCCAGGCTGATTGCAGGCCTTATCCCCAGGCACCCGGCGCCCCCTGTCGACTCCCATGCCCTCAATAAAGCTGAACACTCAGAATCCCTGCCCGCGTGTgcggaggtggggggcaggggggtgtgTCTTGACaggggggtggtggcagggagcTGCAGCTGGCCGCTCTGTCTCCAAGCCCTGCCAGGGCCACTGGCTCTTCCTGCTGCAGCCGGCCTTGCTGCCCATCGCCCTGGCCGGGTGCTGTGTTGGGGGCCACCTCAGGCAGAAGCTTCCTGTACAAGGCAGGCAGCTGACCACCCTGGAAGGCCCCATGTGGCTCAGCTCTCCAGTGCCCAGCCCCGCCAATGCCCCAGCCCTCCAGAGGTTCTGGGATGGGCCCAAGGGAGGGTCAACAGGTCAGCGGGAACATGAGGCCTAAGAGTCAGTGGGTGGTGGCCACGGGGTGAATTAGCTGTGCTCACCCTGGTTCCGTTTTTGAGCTCTGGGGGAGTTGTGGTGGGGAGTCCTTGCCTGCTCTCTCCACTTCCTGCCCCACCCTTGTCCCCATTACCCACGGCCTTGATGGACCAGGCCAGCCACGTTCCTACTGGAGCATGCACTTGGACACCCcgccttcctccccaccccagtacTGAGTGGCCAGCCACTAAATGGAGAATTGGAGGACTGGCTGGGCCATGCATAGTTGGGGGCTTTCTGGAAACTTCCATGTCAATTCTGGCAGCACCTGCAGGCTGGGCCTCACTCAGTGAAGTACCCCCCTGGCAGAGGGCCACCCCTCCCAAGCCTCGGCCCTGCTGCAGGCCTGAGCTGGACAGTCTGTTGAGGGGTCTCAAGGGCCACCTGTAGGGTGGGGCTAGGTTACTGGCCGACTTACAGAACTCCAAGAGGTGGGAGCCAGAGTTCATCTGCAGGGACCGGGTGGGAAGGAACAGATGGTGCTAAGGTGAGGCAGGGTTTCTCAGTGGacagtgggagggtgggggctgggggcttggaGATTCAGCGGGGTGTTGTGCCAGAGTGAGGAGTCGGGGTACACAGGGAGGAGCAGCGCTGAACAAGGTCGTAGAGGCTCCCGCCTCCTACGGGTTCTGGGGCTGGGCTCTGGTGCAGCTCGCAGCTAGGTGGGGCAGATGCAGGACGAGTGCTGAGATCTGACGCCTGCGGGCGGAGGGGGTCAGGACGCAGGTGGAGAAAAGCGCTTCTGATGGAAGGCCCAGAGAGAAGGGCCTGTGGGCTTGGGCGGGTGGGTCAAGAATGTGGTCTTTACTCTGAAGGCCGCAGGGCGCTCCACCTGGCGTCCGCAGAGTGGCCTGCGGAGACCAGACCGGGCCGAGCTGAAGGGGGCcgaaggtgggggcgggggcggggcctcctgGGAGGTTGCGGTAGTACTCGGCAGTGCCCGAGAGGGAAGCGGGCGAAGCTgaggacgggggggggggggNNNNNNNNNNNNNNNNNNNNNNNNNNNNNNNNNNNNNNNNNNNNNNNNNNNNNNNNNNNNNNNNNNNNNNNNNNNNNNNNNNNNNNNNNNNNNNNNNNNNCGGGACCCGCCGGACGCACTTCCTGCAGGCGTGGCCACGGCCGGCGGGTGGAGGGGTGCGTGGGCAGGGCTGGCGGGGAGGGCTGGTGGCTCGGTCCCTTCCACCGCTTCGGGGAGGTGTAATTTACACGCCACACATTCAAAATTCTCCCGTGCGGTTCGCCGGCTTTAACCAATGCGCAGGGCTCTGCAGCCCGTCCCTGGTGCCCGAGCGCCGTCCGTGCGGGCCATCTCGCGCGCGCACCGTAGACACGCGGCCGCGCTGCGCGCCCGGCTTCCTTCACGCGCCGGGACGTCCGTGCGCACTGCCGGGCTCTGAGACCGCCGCCGCCAGACTGCTCTGCCAGTGGCCGCGCCGAGGCGGCTGCGGAAGGAGCGGCTCAGCGTGCAGCTCAGCCAGGCCGGGGGGCCCGCGCCGGAGTCCGGGTGTGGGCTTGGGGTGCGGAGGGGGCCGCCCGCACCCCGCGGGAGCCCCTGGCGCGCCGGCCGGGCCGGGCTTCGCGGAGGCCGAGGGGCTCCCGCGCGGGTCGGTGGCGCCCGGCTGCGCTGCGCTCNNNNNNNNNNNNNNNNNNNNNNNNNNNNNNNNNNNNNNNNNNNNNNNNNNNNNNNNNNNNNNNNNNNNNNNNNNNNNNNNNNNNNNNNNNNNNNNNNNNNNNNNNNNNNNNNNNNNNNNNNNNNNNNNNNNNNNNNNNNNNNNNNNNNNNNNNNNNNNNNNNNNNNNNNNNNNNNNNNNNNNNNNNNNNNNNNNNNNNNNNNNNNNNNNNNNNNNNNNNNNNNNNNNNNNNNNNNNNNNNNNNNNNNNNNNNNNNNNNNNNNNNNNNNNNNNNNNNNNNNNNNNNNNNNNNNNNNNNNNNNNNNNNNNNNNNNNNNNNNNNNNNNNNNNNNNNNNNNNNNNNNNNNNNNNNNNNNNNNNNNNNNNNNNNNNNNNNNNNNNNNNNNNNNNNNNNNNNNNNNNNNNNNNNNNNNNNNNNNNNNNNNNNNNNNNNNNNNNNNNNNNNNNNNNNNNNNNNNNNNNNNNNNNNNNNNNNNNNNNNNNNNNNNNNNNNNNNNNNNNCCGGGCACGCACACCGACAGCAGCAGCGTCAGCGCCTTGCGCGCCACCGGGTCGGCCGCGCCTCGCCGCGCCGCCTTGTAGTTCTGGAAGATGAAGTAGAGCTTGATCTCCAGCACGAAGATGTACAGGAACCAGAGGATCATGGCGTAGCCGCGTTTGGCCGTGCGCACCTCGGCGCCCACCCACACGGCCACGTAGCGCAGCACCAGCAGGAAGCACACGTCGCCCACCAGCACGATGATGCACACGCCGATCTTGCGCGGGCCCTGGTTCTGCTCCACCAGGTACGCGTCCATGACCGCCATGCTGCCCATGATCACCAGCGTGGTCAGGCACACGTGGCGCCGGTCCGGGGGCGGCAGCACCATGGTCGGCCGCCGGGGCCCCCACGCGAGGCGGGACGAGGCCCTGCGGCGGCGGCGCTCAGCCCGCGGGCATGGCGCGACGGGGCCTGTCCAGCCGCTCTGAGGGCGCCACCGCTGCGGGCTGGCGAGCTCGGAacctggggagagcagaggggacaGTAAGGGCGCAGTGCGGGGGCAGCCTCCGCCCTCCTCGGCCCCCGCGACGTGCTTCctgcgcggggcgcg
This genomic interval carries:
- the LOC110571597 gene encoding cysteine-rich protein 1 translates to MPKCPKCDKEVYFAERVTSLGKDWHRPCLKCEKCGKTLTSGGHAEHEGKPYCNHPCYASMFGPKGFGRGGAESHTFK
- the TMEM121 gene encoding transmembrane protein 121; the protein is MVLPPPDRRHVCLTTLVIMGSMAVMDAYLVEQNQGPRKIGVCIIVLVGDVCFLLVLRYVAVWVGAEVRTAKRGYAMILWFLYIFVLEIKLYFIFQNYKAARRGAADPVARKALTLLLSVCVPASARPLAEQSGGGGLRARQCARTSRRVKEAGRAARPRVYASPASLSGTAEYYRNLPGGPAPAPTFGPLQLGPVWSPQATLRTPGGAPCGLQSVRSQHSSCICPT